The Carassius auratus strain Wakin chromosome 34, ASM336829v1, whole genome shotgun sequence genomic sequence aaaaaaaaaaaaatattttttaatttcataaaatggCATAAGTAGCGCACTAAAAAGATACACTGTTTTTGCTTTTGcgttttaagtaatttttttcagtatgtCACTATTTATCCTCCATGCTGCAATGCTAAGGACGGATTAATTGAAACATGCCCTTCTGTGGCTGTCCTCCAGCTAACAAGGACTGAGAAGATGGTCTCTCTCTGTGAGAGATGCAGTCGTGTGTAAAAAGAATATATTCTGTTTTGCAGCTCCTCTGTGCTGAAAGTGCTAGTGGATTACACTGTATGACTGAAATGTTGAGGTTAGATGACAGGTTGATAGGTTTATCAGGGTTATCACAGATTTTTATGAGAAAGAATAACATGAAGCATTGCAGAACAGAGCTGTTCAGTCATTATTCTAATTCACTTACCAGAAAGGCTAATTCTCCATGGTTTCCctcgcctaacctgattttaccaagtgagacatgttcctgggacaacatcgttgttgaccctggaacaacattgtgattaaccaatcagatttgaagaaccagtttatagattttgtgaagtttatgcttaaaatcagtgtttggtgcttgtacatcagtgacattcatctatcatttcctctgattttagggattactcatggttaaggttaggtttaggtgtagggatatggttaagaatatatttttggagtaaaatgttgttccagggtcaacaaaatatgttgacctaggaacacatcggacttggcaaaatcaggacgtgcgtttCCCTCTAGGATTTCCTGTGGGTTTTTAgagaagggttttttttttatgttgacactaTTCTGGTTTACAGTTATGagtaaaataaggtctgtggttgaCATTACTTGATTCTTTTGTTTTAGTTCTACAACATAATTGCTAACAAGTTGCTATTCAATGACTTAAAACACCACAAGGATGTGAGTTTACATGCTTGACAAATTGTAGTTGAGcagtgttagtgtttttgttgcatttgaTCATTTAGTAAACACCATTCTGCATATTTTTGCTCACGATTCAATTAAGACCTGTGATACTGTGACCTGTGTTACTGACACTTTAATGTTTTGCTATATAACATGAATTGTCAATTAATTTGCTTACAAGATGCTATATAATGACTTTAGACATCACACAGAGGTGAGTGTACATGCTTGACAAATTGTAGATTagaaacatttgcaaaaaaataattcacGTTTAGTCATTTAGCAAACTAATTTTACCATGTTTTACTCACATTTGGTTCTATAATGttaattactatttaaatacaaataaggtGCTATATAAGGACTTTGAACACCACAACGATATGATTTTATATGCTTGATAAATTGTATTTTAGCAATGTATTAGGAAAGTTCGTTTTTGCTTAACAGTTACTCATTTAGAAGACACATTTGACCATGTTTACCTGCATTCTTCAGATTATTGCTCACAATCTCTACTCATAAAACAGTTTTATGAGTAAACTAAGGCTTGTGGTTAACATTACTTGAAGAaactttcatgttttgttctacagTGTGAAACACAAACTATGTAGCTAGAGAGAAAGTAAAAAGATAATTTGAAGTACCTTTGTGATTATCATTTCAGGAACTTCTACTATATCACCATGCTGCGAGATCCTGTGTCACGTTACCTGAGTGAATGGAAGCACGTGCAGCGTGGTGCCACCTGGAAGACTTCCCTTCACATGTGTGACGGCCGCTCGCCCACACAGGATGAGCTGCCCACCTGTTATAACGGAGATGACTGGTCAGGGGTCTCCCTGCACGAGTTCACGGACTGCCCTTCAAACCTGGCCAACAACCGGCAGGTGCGCATGCTGGCCGATCTCAGCCTGGTGGGCTGCTACAACCTCTCCACCATGAACGAGAGCGAACGCAACCCCATTCTCCTGGCCAGTGCCATGAGTAACTTGAAGAACATGGCCTTCTACGGCCTGACAGAGTTCCAGCGCAAGACACAGTACCTGTTCGAGCGCACTTTCCGTCTGCAGTTCATTTCCGCCTTCATGCAGATCAACAGCACGCGTGCCGCAAATGTGGAGCTGCATGACGACATGCGCAGACGCATTGAGCAACTGAATTTCCTGGATATGCAGTTGTATGATTTTGCCAAGGAGCTTTTCCTGCAGAGATACCAGTTTATTCGTCAGCGTGAGCGGCAGGAGGAGAGATTGAAGAGGCGTGAAGAGAGACGCTGGCTCAGGGAGCACCGAGTCAACCAGAGCAGACAGTCCAGTGTGGGAAACCAGTCTCAGGTCACCACAACTGAGGACTATTCCAGCCAAGTGGTCCACTGGTGATTCCTCTTGGAAACATGCACTAGGATACAGTGAAATATAATAGCTCACCAGAGGAAGAGAAGGTCTTAAGTTCTTTCTTTTAGTTTAGCActataataataagtttaataagttaaaataataagaaactCCAATAAGTTTCTTTTATCATGGGGCCTgttccactgcaaaaaaaaaacattgccctGAGcagtattttttacttatttttttgggaaaataaatacataaataaaattacctgaaaagcaaaaaaaaaaaaaaaaaaaaaaaacagtcctatATCTAATGGTAcgcttaaaaaacaaacaaacaaaatatttgaatataaaatactgttaaaaagtttggggtcagtacttttttatggttttgaaagaaAGCTTTAAGCTTGCCTATGGTAAATATTCTCTGAGgagtgttaatatttttattttgaacaaaacataTTAAACTTTGTATTTTATCATTGTGCATGGTACAAGTACAAAGCCAGTCACATGCAGCAACTTTTAGCATTTATACATACAAGTTCTTATTTAGCtctcagatttttctttttctgaattgTTTCAATGGTTTAAATGGTTTTActgtaaaacatgaaaaaaaaaaacactgattaaggacatttattattattattatttatatttttgttttgtttttttgcagtgttgTTTATTCAAGATTTCTTCTGATTCCTTTGCAATGAAATTGAGACTATGATGTAGATATAGACTGCAAATCAATTGCTGAAAAAGGAGGATCTGTGTTCAATTGCCATGCAACCTCCAACATCTTTGTGAAGGAACAACAAACCCTACACCACAGAGATATATAAAGGTACAGCACTTTCAATGTTAAAGGGTTATTTCAAccgagaatgaaaattcatccattgtctactcaccctcgaagcatcctaggtgtatgcaactttcctctttcagaataattcaatcaaagttatattaaatattgtccttgctcttccaagcctttcaatgggggtaagtgggtgtttgttgtcaacagttcagaagacgtgaaataaagtgcatgcatctgtaataaaatgtccctcaAACGGCTCcgaggatgcttcgagggtgagaagaagatggacaaattttcattctcaggtgaactaaccctttaaagggtgTACACTCAAGATGTGTTCTTGCATTCAGAAACAGACAGTGAATGGAATAAAATTCTGACATTTCTTTTTATACTCAGGCCTGTGGCCAGTAAAGATCTCAGTAGACACTCTATCAGAGCTCTCTCTGTCTTTAAAAGAAGCAAACTTAGAGCATTGAGACGGTCTGTACTGAGAATCTCTACAAtctgtagtagtagtagtttctCAATGATATGTTGTAAGATTCAGGGCTAGCAGACGCCGGCACAACAAGAGCCTCTTCTGTGACATACAGTAGTAGCAGAGAAATGTTACAGTTACTACTGCTAGCactaaaagatatttaaaattatttttattttttgtcgaGTTTGATTTATTGTACTTGCACAAgaagaacatttaatttttttattgttattataaaaaaacagtGTTCGTCAtgatttaaaaatgctaaatgtatgaaagaaaaaaaaaaatgacacatccAGCTCACAAAGCCATAACTTAGTAATTATGTGGAATTAAGTGGACATTTACTGAATGGTTTCAAAACTGAGATTGTGTAATAAATGGAACACTTTAATTTTTCACTTAAAACAATGCTCCTGACTTGAGAG encodes the following:
- the LOC113053752 gene encoding heparan-sulfate 6-O-sulfotransferase 3-B-like, which encodes MNDKPNKWIFIPILAILFVMIGYQYICPAGGQVCHFRTGDKLVRIGPPPIPDPTTDDLYLEQDPEEDSPPKCASKFNFTERDLTRDVDFNIKGDDVIVFLHIQKTGGTTFGRHLVRNIRLEQPCDCKAGQKKCTCHRPGKQESWLFSRFSTGWSCGLHADWTELTNCVPVIMDKMKSPKRKRNFYYITMLRDPVSRYLSEWKHVQRGATWKTSLHMCDGRSPTQDELPTCYNGDDWSGVSLHEFTDCPSNLANNRQVRMLADLSLVGCYNLSTMNESERNPILLASAMSNLKNMAFYGLTEFQRKTQYLFERTFRLQFISAFMQINSTRAANVELHDDMRRRIEQLNFLDMQLYDFAKELFLQRYQFIRQRERQEERLKRREERRWLREHRVNQSRQSSVGNQSQVTTTEDYSSQVVHW